The proteins below are encoded in one region of Marinobacter sp. F4206:
- a CDS encoding serine hydrolase, which translates to MNRIARRALHTCIVPKDLSAVTCRDAAGERPDAAGVSPEAIDAIWESVEALYRTGVHPGLQLSLRHRGEQVLHRAIGHATGNGPRDGASVLKTPMTTETPVCYFSASKAVTALLIHMLAEQGLVNLTDPVSYYCPEFAQGGKRTITVHQVLSHRGGIPAIPRETPIEVLWQKDEIWRLLCEARPVEVDGAKVAYHAITGGFVLQRVLEKVTGNSIEHYLDTHLRQPMGMKWFTYGIAPDHLHELASNYATGPTPRFPVSWIVNRALGSDIRTVEKVTNDPRFQEAVIPAGNLCGTAEEMGRFFQMMLNGGVWNGKRICSEMTVRRAIQQFGSLQIDRTMMIPMRFSAGMMLGGNPVGLWGPQSRYAFGHIGLINKLCWADPARDISVSLLNTGFPIVGHHMPALAKFVYTVCKRFPLIPENQRPLVAA; encoded by the coding sequence ATGAATCGAATCGCCCGCCGTGCCCTGCACACCTGCATTGTGCCCAAAGACCTGTCCGCCGTTACCTGCCGTGATGCGGCTGGTGAGCGTCCGGATGCCGCCGGCGTCAGTCCGGAGGCGATCGACGCCATCTGGGAGAGTGTTGAGGCCCTGTACCGGACCGGCGTGCATCCCGGCTTGCAGTTGTCGCTGCGCCATCGGGGTGAGCAGGTCCTGCATCGGGCCATCGGGCACGCCACCGGTAACGGTCCCCGGGACGGCGCCAGTGTCCTGAAGACCCCGATGACGACCGAGACCCCCGTCTGTTATTTCTCGGCATCAAAGGCGGTCACCGCCTTGCTGATTCATATGCTGGCGGAACAGGGGCTGGTGAACCTGACTGATCCGGTGTCCTACTACTGCCCGGAATTTGCCCAGGGTGGAAAGCGGACGATCACCGTGCACCAGGTGCTCTCCCACCGCGGCGGTATTCCTGCGATCCCGCGGGAAACGCCCATCGAGGTCCTTTGGCAGAAGGACGAAATCTGGCGCCTGCTGTGTGAGGCCAGGCCGGTGGAAGTGGACGGCGCCAAAGTGGCCTACCACGCCATCACTGGAGGCTTCGTGTTGCAGCGTGTGCTGGAAAAAGTCACCGGCAACAGCATTGAGCATTACCTCGATACCCACCTGCGCCAGCCCATGGGCATGAAGTGGTTCACCTATGGGATCGCGCCGGATCACCTGCACGAGTTGGCCAGTAATTACGCCACCGGCCCGACCCCGAGGTTTCCCGTGTCGTGGATCGTTAACCGGGCCCTGGGCAGTGATATCCGGACGGTCGAGAAGGTCACCAACGATCCCCGCTTCCAGGAAGCGGTCATTCCCGCCGGTAACCTGTGTGGCACCGCCGAGGAAATGGGCCGGTTCTTCCAGATGATGCTCAATGGCGGGGTCTGGAACGGGAAGCGCATCTGCAGCGAAATGACGGTTCGGCGAGCCATTCAGCAGTTCGGGTCGCTACAGATCGACCGGACCATGATGATTCCGATGCGCTTCAGCGCCGGCATGATGCTGGGCGGCAACCCGGTGGGTCTGTGGGGCCCGCAAAGCCGCTACGCCTTTGGCCACATCGGGCTGATTAACAAGCTGTGCTGGGCCGACCCGGCCCGGGATATTTCGGTCAGCCTGCTCAATACCGGCTTTCCCATTGTCGGTCACCACATGCCGGCGTTGGCAAAATTTGTCTACACGGTCTGCAAGCGCTTTCCCCTGATCCCGGAGAACCAGAGGCCGCTGGTCGCGGCCTGA
- a CDS encoding sensor domain-containing diguanylate cyclase encodes MRQSNERQLSDQLLPLRRTLWVVLTYLVVGFAWIAFSDRLVESWFQDPEALSRVQTWKGFFFVLVTGLVLFSVLLRQLYKDRSLLKLQHGQRQALRARERQLTVLMDNLPGMAYRCRYDSQWTMLFVSDGCIELTGYEPAALVNNRQVSFADLMDDATNKRLQQDVKAALNQGKPFSVEYALKRKNGARIWVWERGRGVVEDSGETVLEGIVLDISDRKALENELSELATRDPLTGLLNRRELTRLMEEELERAKRYQRTMALLWIDFDHFKDVNDTYGHAAGDSVLKAVSRLLLDSVRAVDSVGRFGGEEFVIVLPEMEVAEARETADRLRRQVGSLPQPLGDGRTVPLTISVGVAVYPSHGLTAAALCAAADKAMYRAKERGRNCVSMAHLSEHVHNDA; translated from the coding sequence ATGAGGCAGTCCAACGAGCGCCAGCTCTCCGATCAGTTGCTCCCCCTGCGCCGGACTCTCTGGGTGGTCCTGACCTACCTGGTTGTCGGTTTTGCCTGGATCGCGTTTTCAGACCGCCTGGTCGAATCCTGGTTTCAGGATCCGGAGGCCCTGTCCCGGGTCCAGACCTGGAAGGGCTTCTTCTTCGTTCTGGTCACCGGCCTGGTCCTGTTCTCCGTGCTCCTGCGTCAGCTATACAAGGACCGTTCCCTGTTGAAGCTTCAACACGGTCAGCGCCAGGCGCTCCGCGCCCGCGAACGACAGTTGACCGTGCTCATGGATAACCTGCCGGGGATGGCCTATCGCTGTCGCTACGACAGCCAGTGGACGATGCTGTTTGTCTCCGACGGCTGTATTGAGCTTACCGGTTATGAGCCGGCCGCGCTGGTTAACAACCGGCAGGTCAGTTTTGCCGACCTGATGGATGACGCCACCAACAAACGATTGCAGCAGGACGTGAAAGCGGCGCTGAATCAGGGCAAGCCCTTCTCCGTTGAGTACGCGTTGAAGCGGAAAAACGGGGCCAGAATCTGGGTCTGGGAGCGGGGCCGAGGAGTCGTAGAGGATAGCGGCGAAACGGTGCTGGAGGGTATTGTGTTGGACATCTCCGACCGCAAGGCACTGGAAAACGAACTGTCGGAGCTGGCGACCCGCGATCCGCTTACCGGCTTACTCAACCGCCGTGAGCTGACACGGCTCATGGAGGAGGAGCTCGAGCGTGCCAAGCGTTACCAGCGTACCATGGCCCTCCTGTGGATCGACTTCGACCATTTCAAGGATGTGAACGATACCTATGGCCATGCGGCCGGTGATTCGGTCTTGAAGGCGGTCAGCCGCCTGCTACTCGACAGCGTGCGCGCGGTCGATTCGGTAGGCCGGTTCGGCGGTGAGGAATTTGTGATTGTGTTGCCGGAAATGGAGGTGGCCGAGGCCCGCGAAACCGCCGACCGGCTGAGGCGTCAGGTCGGATCCCTGCCGCAACCCCTGGGTGATGGCAGGACGGTGCCCTTGACCATCAGTGTCGGCGTGGCGGTCTACCCCAGTCACGGCCTGACCGCCGCAGCCTTGTGTGCGGCGGCCGATAAGGCCATGTATCGGGCCAAGGAGCGGGGCCGGAACTGTGTTTCGATGGCACACCTTTCCGAGCATGTTCATAATGACGCCTGA